GTTCTCGATGTCATAGAGCGAATCGCCCCCAAGCATGCCTGCTTCCTTGAGCAGTTGCTCGACATATTCCGTGCCTTCTTCGGTGAAGGTTGCGGTTTTCTGCTTTTCATCGATTTCGTAATGCTCAGGGCTCAGCTTGGGAATGTAGGTATCAATCGTATTGTACATTTCCGAGCGATCATCCAGTGGGCCTGAGATGATAAGCGGCGTGCGGGCTTCGTCGATCAGAATGGAGTCCACTTCGTCGACAACCGCGAAATTGTGCCCGCGCTGGACCATTTGGTCGAGATCATATTTCATATTGTCGCGCAGATAGTCGAAGCCGAATTCGTTGTTCGTGCCATAGGTGATATCTGCTGCGTAGGCGGCTTTGCGCTGGGCGTCATCCAGACCATGGATGATAACGCCTGTGGTCAATCCAAGGAAGCGATAGACTTGCCCCATCCAGTCGGCGTCACGTTTTGCCAGATAGTCGTTGACGGTGACAACATGGACGCCCTTGCCTTCCAGCGCATTGAGATAGGCTGCCAATGTTGCGACAAGTGTTTTACCTTCACCGGTTCTCATTTCCGAAATCGCGCCGTCGTTGAGCACCATGCCGCCGATGAGCTGCACGTCATAGTGACGTTGCCCCAACGTACGCTTTGCTGCTTCTCGAACGGTAGCAAACGCGGGCACCAGCAACTTTTGCAGCTTTTCCCCGTTGGCCAATTGTTCACGGAACTCCACGGTCTTGTTGCGCAAGGCCTCATCGGAGAGCTGGGAATATTCATCTTCCAGCGCGTTGATGGCGGCGACTGTGGGACGATACCCCTTGATGCGACGATCATTTGCCGTTCCAAAGAGTTTGCGAGCGATAGCTCCAAGACCAGCCATAGACCGGATCCTTCCTTGAAAATGCCCCCACAAATTTGTGAAGGCCTTATTTGTAACGCAATTGCGGCGAGACTGTTCTCACTGAGATGTAAGTCTCGGCTTTAACATGAATGTCAACAGCTAATAAACCGATGTTGGCAATAAACTGCTCGGCTGACAGATAAGATTGGGCCTTTGTCTTGTCAACGCCAAGAAAGGCGGGTAGGTCACATGAGAGGCAGTTTTTTAAGTTTTTTCGTTCCAAAGTGAACAAAGATAGGAAAGATACAGATGGTTCGTGCCTATTTTCAACGGTCTGCAATGGCTGCAGCTACCGCTCTACTCCTGATTGGTGGCGTTCAGGGCGCTCTGGCACAGGATGCCAAGGCCGATAGTGTTGTTGCCACCGTGAATGGTAAAGAGATCACCACAGCCGAATTTGATGCCATATCTGCTCAGCTCGGTCCTCAGGTCCAGCAGATGACGCCAGAGCAGAAAAAAGAAGCTGTTACCACGATGCTTGTAAACATGGAGCTTGTTTCTCAGGCGGCCGTCAAGCAGGGGCTGGATAAGTCTGAAACTTTTACGAAACAGATTGAGTTTTTGAAAAAAAGGGCGCTGCAGACAGAATATTTCCGCAAAAATGTGGATGAAACCATTACCGATGCGGACCTTCAGGCAGCTTATGACGAGCAGGTTGCTACTCTGCCAGCCCGTCAGCAGGTCAAGGCACGTCACATTCTGGTGAAAACCGAAGACGAAGCAAAGGAAATCATCAAGCAGCTTGATGGTGGTGCAGATTTCGCTGAATTGGCCAAAGAAAAGTCAACAGGTCCTTCCGGTGCTCAGGGCGGCGATCTTGGCTATTTCGGACAAGGACAGATGGTGCCAGCATTCGAAGCTGCCGCGTTTGCTCTGGACAAAGGCAAATATACCGAACAGCCTGTGAAATCCGATTTCGGTTGGCACGTTATTCTTGTTGAAGACAAGCGGGATGCTCCAAAACCGACACTTGATGCGGTCAAGGACAATCTTCGTACATTTGTGGCTCAGCAGAAGTTCCAGACGTTGGTCGATGGTCTTCGCAAGGACGCAAAGATCGATATTGCAAAATAGGGTCTAAATCGCCCTCTGCCAGCGCATATTTGATAAAATGGGCTGGCATTTGTCTAAGGCACAGTTTATGGAGGGGAAACGCATTATTCGGCCTTGGGGCTGGCGGTGTTTTCCCTCTTTTTTATGGAAAGATGTTTGCGATGGATCTCAAACCTTCTCCCTTTGCACCAACTGATTATCCTGATCTGGAAGCTTTGGATGGTTTTCGACTTGGTGTAGCTGCAACCGGCGTCAAATATAAGGGACGCAATGATGTTTTGGTTGTCGTCATGGACGAAGGGACGTCTGTCGCTGGGGTTTATACCAAATCCAAATGCCCGTCTGCACCTGTTGACTGGTGCAAGCAACATCTGGCTGGCGGAAGCGCTCGCGCCCTTGTTGTCAATGCTTCCAACGCCAATGCCTTTACCGGTTCTGCAGGTGAGAAAACGGTCAATGCTGTCGCGACCGCTGCCGCCGAAGCTTGTGGTGCAAAGCCATCCGAGATCTTCATGGCATCGACCGGTGTGATTGGCGAGCCGCTCGATCCGACTCCGATCGTCGGCACCTTTGGCGCGCTTTTTGATCCAGCGAAGACCGACACATCCTTCATGGAGGCAACGCAAGCCATCATGACGACCGATACCTTTGCCAAGGTGGCTACGGCCAGTGTCGATATCGATGGGTCTGCGGTTACCATTCATGGTTTTGCCAAGGGTTCTGGCATGATTGCGCCCGACATGGCAACGATGCTCGGTTTTGTTTTCACCGATGCGCCTATCGCTTCAGAAGCGTTGCAAACTCTGCTCTCAACCCATGTCGATACGTCCTTCAATGCAATTACCGTTGATAGTGATACATCGACCAGTGATACCCTGATGGCCTTTGCTTCTGGTGCAGCCAGGAAGCGTGGTTGTCCCGAAATCGAGGCCGCCGATGATCCGCGCCTTGCTGCTTTCTCCGACGCTCTTTGCGCTGTGTTGCAGGATCTGGCCAAGATGGTCGTGCGCGATGGGGAAGGGGCCAGCAAGTTTCTTGAGATCACTGTGACCGGTGCCGAAGACGACAAGGCAGCCAAACGTGTGGCTCTTGCCATTGCCAATAGTCCGCTTGTGAAGACGGCGGCCGCTGGTGAAGATGCCAACTGGGGTCGTGTGGTGGCAGCCGTTGGCAAGGCTGGCGAGCAGGCCGACCGGGACAAACTTGCTATCTGGTTTGGTCCTTATCGCCTTGCTGTGGACGGCATGCGTGATCCTGACTATTCCGAAGAACTGGCCAGTGACTATATGAAAAACGGTGAGATTGAGATTCGCACCGATCTGGGTATCGCAGATGGACAGGCGACCGTTTGGACCTGTGATCTTACCCATGGTTATATCTCGATCAATGGCGATTATCGCAGCTAGGTTGAGCCGTTTATGAGTGCTTCTGACAAAATGGATGGTTCGACTGTGAGGCTTTTATTGGTCGTGGCCGTTGCTTTGGTTGATGAGGATAATCGCATCCTCATCGCCCAGCGCCCGGAGGGAAAGAATCTTGCCGGTCTTTGGGAGTTTCCTGGCGGAAAGCTGGAAGTCGGGGAGCGGCCTGAGGAAGCGCTTATTCGGGAATTGGAAGAAGAGCTTGGCATTGTAACCAAAGAGGCCTGTTTGGCACCATTGACTTTTGCCAGTCACGCCTATGATGATTTCCACCTGTTGATGCCGCTTTATGTCTGCCGCCGCTGGCAGGGGACGCCGCAGTCTCGCGAGGGGCAGTCACTTAAATGGGTGCGGGCTGGCGCTTTGCGAGACTATCCCATGCCGCCCGCAGACCTGCCTTTGATCGCGCCTCTGGTCGACTTGTTGGGCGTGTAGGTGAGTATTGTATAAATTAAACATTTGGTTGCTATTATTTTAGAAAGCAGTCTGACAGGACCTCTTTTTTGAGATTTTTTTTATAATTTTCTATAAATTTATATTTGTCAGGTAATTTATGCTTGTCTTCGTTGTGCGCCATTTGGCAGGATAGTCATGTTCCAGAAATTCAAAGCTTTTTTGAAAGATGAGAGTGGAGCCACGTCCCTCGAATATGGCATTATCGTTGGGATCCTGAGCATTGTCGTTATTGCATCAATGAACAGCATGCTTACCGTGCTCAAATCTCTGCTTTCCTATCTGGCTGACGTATTAAATTCTGTCGAGCCCTAGGCCTGTCCAGCGAACGCGCTCATTCCTGCCTTTTAAGCTGTCAAAAGCAACCCACAGACGGAGCTCTTGTGAGACCGAGACTGTGTTTTATCGTGCTGATTTATCTCCCAAAACGCTCGCTAGGGAGACTTTGGCACTGCCCGGACGCAATGGCTTTTGCTGGTTTGGGGCGGGCGCCCAGCCAGACAAGGACAGGATCTCAAAGGTCGCTCTGACTTTTCCGTCCGGATCTGAAAACCGCTCCTGATAAACTTCCAACACACGTTTGAGAGTTTCGCGTCTCATGGTCTTCTTGCTTCGGTCGACCAAAATATTGGTGGCTCCCATAGACCGCAAATCCTGCAAGAGGGCCAAAGCAGAGGGGTAGCGCACGGTCAGAATGTCGTGATCGACAACGGGGAGCGCAAAGCCTGCGCGTTGCAGCAGGGTGCCCATGCTGTTCAGGTCCGGTAGAGGTGATACGCGCGGGCTGACACCTCCAGAAATTTCGCTGTCGGCAACGAGGAAAGCCTCGCGTAATTCCCTGAGGCTTTCTGCGCCGAGCAAGGTTGCAAGCAGCAGGCCATCGGGGGCGAGAGACTGGCATATTTGAATGAGCGTGCCGGGAAGATCATTTACCCATTGCAGGAAAAGCGGCGAGACTACCAGATTGAAGCTTTGAGGCTTCAAGGGGATCTTTTCGGGATCGAACAGGATGCCTATGTCATTGCCTTGGAAAAAGCAGGGGTGTTGTTCGAGCCGGATAATCTGCTCGGTTCCTGGCCTGCTTGCCAAGGTTTTGGCCAGAAGGCCAGTATGTCCACCCAATTCGGCAATTTTGGGGAAAGGTCTCATGACCATCGACAGTCGGTCAAGCATGTCCGCGGCAACGTCTCGAAGAAGAAAATCTCCCTTTGTCCCGTAAGTCTCCAACGCTCTT
This window of the uncultured Cohaesibacter sp. genome carries:
- a CDS encoding peptidylprolyl isomerase produces the protein MVRAYFQRSAMAAATALLLIGGVQGALAQDAKADSVVATVNGKEITTAEFDAISAQLGPQVQQMTPEQKKEAVTTMLVNMELVSQAAVKQGLDKSETFTKQIEFLKKRALQTEYFRKNVDETITDADLQAAYDEQVATLPARQQVKARHILVKTEDEAKEIIKQLDGGADFAELAKEKSTGPSGAQGGDLGYFGQGQMVPAFEAAAFALDKGKYTEQPVKSDFGWHVILVEDKRDAPKPTLDAVKDNLRTFVAQQKFQTLVDGLRKDAKIDIAK
- the argJ gene encoding bifunctional glutamate N-acetyltransferase/amino-acid acetyltransferase ArgJ, yielding MDLKPSPFAPTDYPDLEALDGFRLGVAATGVKYKGRNDVLVVVMDEGTSVAGVYTKSKCPSAPVDWCKQHLAGGSARALVVNASNANAFTGSAGEKTVNAVATAAAEACGAKPSEIFMASTGVIGEPLDPTPIVGTFGALFDPAKTDTSFMEATQAIMTTDTFAKVATASVDIDGSAVTIHGFAKGSGMIAPDMATMLGFVFTDAPIASEALQTLLSTHVDTSFNAITVDSDTSTSDTLMAFASGAARKRGCPEIEAADDPRLAAFSDALCAVLQDLAKMVVRDGEGASKFLEITVTGAEDDKAAKRVALAIANSPLVKTAAAGEDANWGRVVAAVGKAGEQADRDKLAIWFGPYRLAVDGMRDPDYSEELASDYMKNGEIEIRTDLGIADGQATVWTCDLTHGYISINGDYRS
- the mutT gene encoding 8-oxo-dGTP diphosphatase MutT; protein product: MSASDKMDGSTVRLLLVVAVALVDEDNRILIAQRPEGKNLAGLWEFPGGKLEVGERPEEALIRELEEELGIVTKEACLAPLTFASHAYDDFHLLMPLYVCRRWQGTPQSREGQSLKWVRAGALRDYPMPPADLPLIAPLVDLLGV
- a CDS encoding Flp family type IVb pilin, yielding MFQKFKAFLKDESGATSLEYGIIVGILSIVVIASMNSMLTVLKSLLSYLADVLNSVEP
- a CDS encoding methyltransferase domain-containing protein, giving the protein MTDIPRLFDIDLLAHRRKRALETYGTKGDFLLRDVAADMLDRLSMVMRPFPKIAELGGHTGLLAKTLASRPGTEQIIRLEQHPCFFQGNDIGILFDPEKIPLKPQSFNLVVSPLFLQWVNDLPGTLIQICQSLAPDGLLLATLLGAESLRELREAFLVADSEISGGVSPRVSPLPDLNSMGTLLQRAGFALPVVDHDILTVRYPSALALLQDLRSMGATNILVDRSKKTMRRETLKRVLEVYQERFSDPDGKVRATFEILSLSGWAPAPNQQKPLRPGSAKVSLASVLGDKSAR